A portion of the Cryptomeria japonica chromosome 5, Sugi_1.0, whole genome shotgun sequence genome contains these proteins:
- the LOC131040710 gene encoding disease resistance protein Roq1-like translates to MEEFFRPYKPQSSQISCRERKQYDVFLSFRGPDVRKTLVDHLYQSLSIAGVNVFIDSEKLEKGENIEMNLEQAIHDSTIYIPIFSPDYATSAWCLKELSLMWKLGSTCIDPRLTIPLFYNVEPSEVRYSRCKGPYASAFIKHRTQGRHSKVEIEGWNDALYQVSCLSGWCLKETSFGFEGKLVKQVVKDVLQTLDVGVLDVARRPVGLIPRREEVIQLLKLGDKTSDRLSLGISGMGGLGKTTLSKALYNKIHHLFEASCFVSSVKLEMSIQGLRKLQQQVLRDLLRTQIKVNNIDHGKVLMRNRLGSLRALVVLDDVDNVQQLDALMGDWLGEGSRIIITTRDKRVLEVPQVDVIYPMRGLEHAEAVELFSWHAFLRDHPERGYGDITERIVEACSGLPLTLEIIGTDLYNRNHIRYWTEALHKLENVGHNSVFEILKISYDILTPVEKHIFLDIACFFVNLKNSILNPNRAFNMDFYERFWSALGCEPVYTSLKTLEEKALIVVHEHSYSEAVDEERDEEGHEGQYFCEFSMHEQIRDMGRRIVAEESEKDPNKRSRVWREEDIRTLMACSSTLQVLFILCSELYINNLFVYVVFNAPAIDFSYDPTNLRQYTPLGKRCSASHLKQENSNVEGLMWRRRMELQQIDTLAPMQKLDFLMWWKLQVKSEIRRLPTNVKYLVLSECRLKDYNPQTCLPKEICNLQCLEDLFLRRCSLQALPEDFGKLIKLKRLDISNNLLSEFPPCFQHLESLVNLEMSWNEQLTLPRNLASLHISGCSQLQRLAFPPLTMEMLTTQRQLMKGPSEGRLDQDSGQTQRPHGLLTSLSSQLFLLRNSKQTQRLCMIGCDNIQLNIYKLLEEVLCLEQLDLSVSSAEEFLGETQPLEGQKYLILERDTSPLTVLFCFVFDSSENFRLPEMEVVMTFLGDDHERSYSQTFKLPSLMKEDGSAKHILRVCVFNGWQWKNYRPFFKGGEMRGSYSVRDRLSQRGSLALMRQAEIFLLPKYANFSSTTKLAQILREWKLLSPSIDGDQRFPSIKKRPWVTR, encoded by the exons ATGGAGGAGTTTTTCCGGCCTTACAAACCTCAGTCATCACAAATTTCTTGTCGTGAGAGAAAACAATACGACGTATTTCTGAGCTTTCGAGGTCCGGACGTGAGAAAAACATTGGTGGATCATCTCTACCAATCTCTCTCCATTGCTGGAGTGAATGTCTTTATAGACAGTGAGAAACTGGAAAAGGGGGAAAATATTGAAATGAATCTGGAGCAGGCTATTCACGACTCTACCATCTATATACCCATATTTTCTCCTGATTACGCCACTTCAGCATGGTGCCTCAAAGAGCTCTCCCTCATGTGGAAGCTCGGATCCACTTGCATAGATCCTAGACTGACAATACCTCTTTTTTATAATGTGGAACCATCTGAGGTTAGATATTCTCGGTGTAAAGGTCCATACGCCAGCGCTTTCATAAAACATCGGACGCAAGGTAGGCACAGCAAAGTGGAGATCGAAGGCTGGAACGACGCGCTGTACCAAGTCTCCTGTTTATCTGGGTGGTGTCTCAAGGAAACGTCCTTCGG GTTCGAAGGGAAGCTTGTGAAGCAAGTGGTGAAGGACGTTCTCCAGACATTGGATGTTGGAGTGTTAGACGTGGCCAGACGCCCTGTGGGACTCATTCCTCGCCGTGAGGAGGTGATACAGTTGTTGAAACTGGGCGATAAGACAAGTGATCGGCTCAGCCTTGGTATTTCGGGTATGGGTGGTCTGGGTAAAACCACCCTGTCAAAAGCCCTTTATAACAAGATCCATCACCTCTTTGAAGCTTCTTGTTTTGTATCTAGTGTAAAATTAGAGATGTCCATCCAGGGCCTTAGAAAATTGCAACAGCAGGTCCTCAGGGATCTGTTGAGAACTCAAATAAAGGTGAATAATATAGATCACGGAAAAGTTCTAATGAGGAATCGTTTGGGATCCTTAAGAGCACTGGTGGTTTTGGATGATGTTGACAATGTCCAACAGTTAGATGCTCTGATGGGTGACTGGCTTGGAGAAGGAAGCAGAATCATCATTACAACCCGAGATAAACGTGTCTTGGAGGTGCCACAAGTTGATGTGATCTACCCCATGAGAGGACTTGAACATGCTGAAGCCGTGGAGTTGTTCAGTTGGCATGCCTTTCTCAGAGACCACCCGGAGAGAGGCTATGGAGATATAACGGAGAGAATTGTCGAGGCTTGTTCAGGTCTTCCACTGACCTTGGAGATTATAGGCACAGACCTATATAATAGAAATCACATTAGATATTGGACCGAGGCTCTACACAAACTTGAAAATGTAGGTCACAATTCTGTGTTTGAAATCCTCAAAATTAGTTACGATATATTAACGCCTGTAGAGAAACACATTTTTTTAGACATAGCCTGCTTTTTCGTTAACCTGAAGAACAGCATCTTGAATCCAAATAGGGCTTTCAATATGGACTTTTATGAGAGATTCTGGAGTGCTTTAGGGTGTGAACCTGTGTATACAAGTCTTAAAACTCTTGAAGAAAAGGCACTCATTGTAGTACATGAGCACAGTTATAGTGAGGCCGTGGAtgaagaaagagatgaagaaggcCACGAAGGTCAGTACTTTTGTGAATTTTCTATGCATGAGCAGATTAGAGACATGGGCAGACGAATCGTCGCAGAGGAATCGGAGAAGGATCCAAACAAACGTAGTAGAGTGTGGCGGGAGGAGGACATACGTACGCTAATGGCTTGTTCTAGTACACTACAGGTTCTGTTTATCCTCTGTTCCGAACTTTATATCAATAATTTGTTT GTCTATGTTGTTTTTAATGCTCCAGCTATAGATTTCTCCTACGATCCAACTAATCTACGTCAATATACTCCACTTGGTAAGCGATGCTCTGCCTCTCATCTTAAACAGGAAAACTCAAATGTAGAGGGCCTCATGTGGAGAAGGCGAATGGAGCTTCAGCAAATAGACACTTTGGCACCAATGCAGAAATTAGATTTCTTGATGTGGTGGAAATTGCAAGTCAAGTCTGAGATAAGAAGACTACCTACAAACGTAAAATATCTGGTCTTATCCGAGTGTCGATTAAAGGACTACAATCCCCAG ACTTGTCTTCCAAAAGAAATCTGTAATCTTCAATGCTTGGAAGATTTATTTTTAAGAAGATGCAGTTTACAGGCCCTGCCTGAAGATTTTGGAAAGCTTATCAAGCTAAAGAGGCTTGACATTAGCAACAATCTCTTGTCAGAATTTCCGCCATGCTTTCAACATCTGGAATCTTTGGTGAATCTAGAGATGAGCTGGAATGAACAACTT ACTCTTCCAAGAAACCTCGCTTCTTTACACATATCAGGCTGCTCACAATTGCAAAGATTAGCCTTCCCTCCTCTTACCATGGAAATGCTTACAACTCAACGACAGCTGATGAAGGGTCCGTCCGAAGGACGACTCGACCAAGATTCTGGTCAAACGCAGAGGCCTCATGGTTTGCTCACAAGTCTGTCCAGCCAACTTTTCCTTCTGCGTAATTCTAAACAAACACAAAGGTTATGCATGATAGGCTGTGACAACATTCAACTTAATATTTACAAGTTGTTGGAG GAAGTTTTATGTTTGGAGCAACTGGACTTGTCGGTATCTTCTGCAGAGGAGTTTCTTGGTGAAACGCAACCTCTTGAAGGCCAAAAGTACCTCATACTGGAAAGGGATACTTCACCCCTAACAGTCTTATTTTGCTTCGTATTTGACAGCAGTGAGAATTTCCGTCTTCCAGAGATGGAGGTGGTAATGACATTTTTGGGCGACGACCATGAGCGCTCATATTCTCAAACTTTCAAACTCCCGTCGCTTATGAAAGAAGATGGCAGCGCAAAACATATCCTGCGAGTGTGCGTTTTCAATGGATGGCAGTGGAAAAATTATAGACCATTTTTTAAAGGGGGTGAGATGAGAGGCTCGTACTCTGTACGGGATCGATTGTCTCAACGGGGGAGTCTGGCGTTAATGAGGCAGGCGGAAATTTTTCTCTTACCTAAATATGCAAATTTTTCTTCTACAACGAAACTCGCACAAATTTTGAGAGAGTGGAAATTATTGTCACCTTCCATTGATGGCGACCAGCGGTTCCCGTCGATAAAAAAGAGGCCATGGGTTACGAGATGA